A window from Chaetodon trifascialis isolate fChaTrf1 chromosome 5, fChaTrf1.hap1, whole genome shotgun sequence encodes these proteins:
- the kctd16a gene encoding BTB/POZ domain-containing protein KCTD16a, producing the protein MALSENCKTQPAKEPGSVQNPPSDVIELNVGGQVYYTRHATLTSFPNSLLGKLFSNKKGSSNDLSRDLRGRYFIDRDGFLFRYVLDYLRDKQVVLPDHFPERGRLKREAEYFQLPDLAKLLSSEDSKLFPDDLYYSDFEDASQGSDQRFYPSYSLDRRYGYITVAFKGVCAGGGRESQTDAKSKKLPRIFISSRIGLAKEVFGDALNENRDLDRPPDRYTCRFYLKFRHLERAFDMLSESGFHIVACNSSLTASSIGHYADDRVWSNYAQYIFYRGPSRWLSSHCDCCCKSHKSEREGESGTSFNELSTSCSETQSEASSPQGTVICGPVSRRSNIQTLDRPMPKGPAHMLQQAEMRRKTEMLRVRTFGVREREAAKRKANKEKMTPEQELEKCIEDFRRIRIPDHFPERKYMWQSELLRKYRL; encoded by the exons ATGGCACTCAGCGAAAACTGCAAAACGCAACCCGCAAAAGAGCCAGGCTCGGTGCAAAACCCTCCATCGGATGTTATTGAGCTCAACGTGGGTGGACAGGTGTATTACACTCGTCATGCCACCTTGACAAGCTTTCCAAATTCCTTACTTGGGAAGCTGTTCTCTAACAAGAAGGGATCTTCAAATGACTTGTCCCGTGACCTCAGAGGACGTTATTTTATTGACAGAGATGGCTTTCTGTTTCGCTATGTATTGGATTACCTTAGAGACAAGCAAGTTGTCCTCCCTGACCACTTCCCCGAGAGAGGAAGGTTGAAAAGAGAGGCGGAATACTTCCAGCTGCCAGATTTGGCCAAACTTTTGTCGTCCGAGGATTCAAAACTATTTCCAGACGATTTGTACTACAGTGATTTCGAGGATGCGTCGCAGGGCAGCGATCAGAGGTTTTACCCTTCTTACTCCTTGGACCGGAGGTACGGCTACATCACGGTCGCTTTCAAAGGTGTTTGCGCCGGGGGAGGCAGAGAAAGTCAAACTGATGCCAAGAGCAAAAAGTTACCGAGGATCTTCATCAGTAGTAGAATTGGCCTGGCGAAAGAGGTGTTTGGAGACGCCCTGAATGAGAACAGGGACTTGGACAGACCACCGGACCGTTACACCTGCAGGTTTTACCTCAAGTTCAGGCACCTGGAGAGAGCTTTTGACATGCTGTCAGAAAGCGGCTTTCATATCGTGGCCTGCAATTCGTCCCTGACGGCGTCCTCCATCGGTCATTACGCGGATGACAGAGTCTGGTCCAATTACGCACAGTACATCTTCTACC GTGGGCCCTCAAGGTGGCTGTCCTCtcactgtgactgctgctgcaaGAGCCACAAGAGCGAGCGTGAGGGAGAGAGCGGCACTTCCTTCAACGagctttccacttcctgttctgagACACAGTCGGAGGCCAGTTCCCCTCAAGGAACCGTGATCTGTGGCCCTGTGAGCCGGCGGTCCAACATCCAGACGCTGGACCGTCCCATGCCTAAAGGACCAGCTCACAtgctgcagcaggcagagatGCGCCGTAAGACTGAGATGCTCCGTGTGAGAACCTTCGGGGTCCGCGAAAGAGAGGCTGCAAAGAGGAAAGCAAACAAGGAGAAGATGACTccggagcaggagctggagaaatGCATCGAGGACTTCCGCCGCATTAGGATTCCTGATCACTTTCCGGAGAGGAAGTACATGTGGCAATCAGAGCTCCTGAGAAAGTACCGTCTCTAA